In Candidatus Poribacteria bacterium, a genomic segment contains:
- a CDS encoding phytanoyl-CoA dioxygenase family protein — MAKVLSLVAHNDLESQVEALERDGYVYFPNVLGTDEIAELRATMDRLEAIPASHDRDETPQNGDAFLHKLISNSFNRDALYLQFLDRSPVFEVAEAAHGADFHCIGMHSWLTGPGRPDQGLHTDWLPISLPADVRSDPRVKIPIFITTAHYYLNDMYEELGPTKFVPGSHFSGCSPNGATEWNNRGEESILCNAGDVVLFRSEVWHRGSANTSDEVRYLMQVHYAQRMITQKYPPYLNKFQFDASILAQATSRQRRLMGDHRPSNYD; from the coding sequence ATGGCGAAAGTCCTCTCACTGGTGGCACACAACGACTTGGAAAGCCAAGTTGAGGCATTGGAAAGGGACGGTTATGTCTATTTCCCTAACGTGCTTGGGACGGATGAAATCGCTGAGTTGCGTGCAACCATGGATCGATTAGAGGCGATCCCAGCGTCTCACGATCGGGACGAAACGCCTCAAAATGGCGACGCATTCCTCCACAAGCTTATCAGCAATTCGTTTAATCGAGACGCGTTGTATCTCCAATTCCTTGACAGATCCCCCGTCTTTGAAGTTGCCGAAGCGGCGCACGGTGCGGATTTTCATTGCATCGGTATGCATTCATGGCTGACAGGACCGGGACGGCCAGATCAGGGATTACATACGGATTGGCTGCCGATCTCTCTACCCGCAGACGTTCGTTCCGATCCACGCGTCAAAATCCCGATCTTCATCACTACTGCGCATTACTATCTCAATGATATGTATGAGGAGTTGGGACCGACGAAGTTTGTTCCCGGCAGCCATTTCTCTGGATGTTCTCCAAACGGGGCAACAGAATGGAATAATCGGGGTGAAGAGAGTATCTTGTGCAATGCGGGGGATGTGGTGCTTTTCCGTAGCGAAGTCTGGCATCGAGGTTCTGCCAACACGAGTGACGAAGTCCGTTATCTCATGCAGGTGCACTATGCGCAGCGGATGATTACGCAGAAATATCCGCCCTATCTGAATAAATTTCAGTTCGATGCATCGATCCTCGCACAAGCGACCTCTCGGCAGAGGCGGCTTATGGGCGACCATCGACCGAGTAATTACGATTAA